The sequence below is a genomic window from Rhodococcus sp. 4CII.
GCCCGGCAACGCCTCGGCGCTCTCGACCTCGAGTTCGCTGGTGAGGGTGTCGCCTTCGTGGACGGGCCCGGTGTGGTCGCACGACTTCCAGCCCAGAACGGTCACGAGGTTGGGCAGGGCGCGCGTGGCCTGACCGAGCGCGATGCCGATGGTGTGCCCGCCGTAGACGAGCCGTCCGTCCGCGCCGACGCGTTCGTCGTGGTGGGTGGCGGCGATGTTGAGGGTGAGGCGCGCCAGTTCGGGGGCGTTCGAGACCACGTCGCCGCTGCTCCGCAGGACGGTGCCGGCGAGGTCGGCCGAGAAGTGTTGTCCGGGAACCTTGTCGCGGTAGCGGGCGAGGTCCCAGCCTTCCGGCGCGGCGAAGGACTGCTGCGTCTGCGGACCGATGGCGGACAGGTCGTCGGACTTGCGGACACGGTCCTCGTCGGGGTTCTCGCTCAACGGGAGCATGGCGCAGCGGTAGAAGTCGAGGACGGTGCGGCCGTCCTGGTCGGTGGACGTCATCCGCAGTGCCGCCAGGCCGGTGGGTTTGCGTCCGGGTTTGGCCGAATTCTCCCGCAGGCCCACCACTTCGGTGCGCGTGTACAGCGTGTCGCCGAGGTGGGGGAAGTGATGGAAGCGGAGACCGCGGTAGAAGAGGTTGGCCTTCACATGGTGGGTGGCCAGCGTGGACTGCCCGATGGCGACGTCGCAGACGAGACCCGGATTCGCGACGGCGTCCCCGGATCCGGTCACGGCCCGGGACAGATGCGCGTCGAGGGGCAGGCGCAGGCGGTCACCGAGGATGGCTTGATGGGTCGCGGCGAGACCGCTGGTCAGGGTGACGGCGGGTGCGGTGTCGAAGACGTCGCCGACCTCGAGTTCGTCGAAGTACGGTCCGCCGACATATGTCTGGGTGATCGTCACTTGCCACCTACCTGAGCCAGGATTCGCCGGGCCGCCACTGCCACGGCCTCGTCGAGCATCTGTCCGTCGAGTTGAGCGGCGCCGTTTCCGGCGGCGTCCGCCGCGGCGAGTGCGTCGATCACGCGTCGCGCTTCCTCGACGGCCGTGTCGGTGGGAGTGAACGCCGCGGCGGCCGACTCGACCT
It includes:
- a CDS encoding MaoC family dehydratase; amino-acid sequence: MTITQTYVGGPYFDELEVGDVFDTAPAVTLTSGLAATHQAILGDRLRLPLDAHLSRAVTGSGDAVANPGLVCDVAIGQSTLATHHVKANLFYRGLRFHHFPHLGDTLYTRTEVVGLRENSAKPGRKPTGLAALRMTSTDQDGRTVLDFYRCAMLPLSENPDEDRVRKSDDLSAIGPQTQQSFAAPEGWDLARYRDKVPGQHFSADLAGTVLRSSGDVVSNAPELARLTLNIAATHHDERVGADGRLVYGGHTIGIALGQATRALPNLVTVLGWKSCDHTGPVHEGDTLTSELEVESAEALPGGGGVLHLRSLVFAYNASASDVPVLDWRFTALMA